A region of Ornithorhynchus anatinus isolate Pmale09 chromosome 5, mOrnAna1.pri.v4, whole genome shotgun sequence DNA encodes the following proteins:
- the LOC114812122 gene encoding C5a anaphylatoxin chemotactic receptor 2-like isoform X2: MATTVFENPTVTAFTVDLDYDFHWNDIEPKRPLSAMNVVGLTIYALVFLVGVPGNAAVAWVTGAEARRTVNAVWFLHLSVADLQCCLSLPLLAVPLLRDGDWPLGEFACRVLPSLILLNMFASVLLLTAISADRCALALRPVWCQNHRSPRLAWAVCGASWGLALLLTAPSFVYRTIHREAFPPRTECVQDYGGDAQAEGAVTVIRFTTGFLVPLAVISGCHGVLLARLRGGPMPRPLLLVVVVVASFFLCWCPYHVVVLVVAAAAPQSSLLHRALQAEPLALGLALSQSCVNPILFLCAGRSRLRQSLGAALRRGLGDEGSWGTVGVADSKATGDRETTEELV; the protein is encoded by the coding sequence ATGGCGACCACTGTCTTCGAAAACCCGACGGTCACCGCCTTTACGGTGGACTTGGACTATGACTTTCACTGGAACGACATCGAGCCTAAGAGGCCGCTCTCGGCGATGAACGTGGTGGGGCTGACCATCTACGCCTTGGTCTTCCTGGTGGGAGTGCCGGGCAACGCGGCCGTGGCCTGGGTGACCGGGGCCGAGGCGCGCCGGACGGTCAACGCCGTGTGGTTCCTGCACCTGTCGGTGGCTGACCTCCAGTGCTGCCTGTCGCTGCCCCTCCTGGCCGTGCCCCTGCTGAGGGACGGCGACTGGCCGCTGGGGGAATTCGCCTGCCGCGTGCTGCCCTCCCTGATTCTGCTCAACATGTTCGCCAGCGTGCTGCTGCTGACCGCCATCAGCGCCGACCGCTGCGCCCTGGCGCTGCGCCCCGTCTGGTGCCAGAACCACCGGAGCCCGCGACTGGCCTGGGCCGTGTGCGGGGCCTCCTGGGGGCTGGCCCTGCTGCTGACCGCCCCGTCCTTCGTCTACCGCACCATCCACCGGGAGGCGTTCCCGCCGCGCACCGAGTGCGTGCAGGACTACGGCGGGGACGCCCAGGCTGAGGGAGCCGTGACGGTCATACGCTTCACCACCGGCTTCCTGGTGCCACTGGCCGTCATCAGCGGCTGCCACGGCGTGCTGCTGGCGCGTTTGCGGGGTGGTCCCATGCCCCGGCCACTGCTCCTCGTTGTAGTCGTGGTGGCCAGCTTCTTCCTGTGCTGGTGTCCCTATCACgtggtggtgctggtggtggCGGCCGCGGCTCCACAGTCCAGCCTCCTGCATCGGGCCCTGCAGGCCGAGCCCCTGGCCTTGGGCCTGGCGTTAAGCCAGAGCTGCGTGAACCCAATCCTATTCCTGTGCGCTGGGCGGAGCCGGCTCCGCCAGTCTCTGGGTGCAGCCCTGCgccgggggctgggggatgaGGGAAGTTGGGGGACAGTGGGGGTGGCTGACAGCAAGGCAACTGGTGACAGGGAGACCACAGAGGAGCTGGTCTAG
- the C5AR1 gene encoding C5a anaphylatoxin chemotactic receptor 1, with the protein MATSVFENPTVTAFTVDLDYDFHWNDLEPTRSLSAINVVGLTIYALVFLVGVPGNAAVAWVTGAEARRTVNAVWFLHLSVADLLCCLSLPLVAVPLLRDGDWPLGDFACRLVPSLILLNMFASVLLLTAISADRCALALRPVWCQNHRSSRMAWAVCGASWVLALLLTVPSFIYRTIHVEYYPSRTECVQDYGGNTGTENAVAAVRFTAGFLVPLAVISSCYGVLLVRVWGRRATRSPKTVKVVVAVVVGFFLCWCPYQVNGLLLASTKPLSELHERALAVDSLTVSIAYINSCLNPVIYVVAGRGFQHRFRRSLRSVLWRALAEDSVGRDSKSITRSTVDEKSVGL; encoded by the coding sequence ATGGCGACCAGTGTCTTCGAAAACCCGACGGTCACCGCCTTTACGGTGGACTTGGACTATGACTTTCACTGGAACGACCTCGAGCCTACGAGGTCGCTCTCGGCGATTAACGTGGTGGGGCTGACCATCTACGCCTTGGTCTTCCTGGTGGGAGTGCCGGGCAACGCGGCCGTGGCCTGGGTGACCGGGGCCGAGGCGCGCCGGACGGTCAACGCCGTGTGGTTCCTGCACCTGTCGGTGGCTGACCTCCTGTGCTgcctgtccctgcccctcgtggCCGTGCCCCTGCTGAGGGACGGCGACTGGCCGCTGGGGGACTTCGCCTGCCGCTTGGTGCCCTCCCTGATCCTGCTCAACATGTTCGCCAGCGTGCTGCTGCTGACCGCCATCAGCGCCGACCGTTGCGCCCTGGCGCTGCGCCCCGTCTGGTGCCAGAACCACCGGAGCTCGCGAATGGCCTGGGCCGTGTGCGGGGCCTCTTGGGTCTTGGCCCTGTTGCTGACCGTCCCGTCCTTCATCTACCGCACCATCCACGTGGAGTACTACCCGTCGCGCACCGAGTGCGTGCAGGACTATGGCGGGAACACCGGGACCGAGAACGCCGTGGCGGCCGTGCGCTTCACCGCCGGCTTCCTGGTGCCCCTGGCCGTCATCAGCAGCTGCTACGGGGTGCTGCTGGTGAGGGTCTGGGGTCGCCGGGCCACGCGCTCCCCCAAGACGGTCAAGGTGGTCGTGGCCGTGGTGGTCGGCTTCTTCCTCTGCTGGTGCCCCTACCAGGTCAACGGACTGCTGCTGGCCAGCACGAAGCCGTTGTCGGAGCTGCACGAGCGGGCCTTGGCGGTCGACAGCCTCACCGTGTCCATCGCCTACATCAACAGCTGCCTCAACCCGGTCATCTACGTGGTGGCCGGCCGGGGCTTCCAACACCGCTTCCGCCGCTCCCTGCGCTCGGTGCTCTGGCGAGCCCTGGCCGAGGACTCCGTGGGACGTGACAGCAAGTCCATCACGCGCTCCACGGTGGACGagaagagcgtgggcctgtga
- the LOC114812122 gene encoding C5a anaphylatoxin chemotactic receptor 2-like isoform X1, which yields MEEADTGTMATTVFENPTVTAFTVDLDYDFHWNDIEPKRPLSAMNVVGLTIYALVFLVGVPGNAAVAWVTGAEARRTVNAVWFLHLSVADLQCCLSLPLLAVPLLRDGDWPLGEFACRVLPSLILLNMFASVLLLTAISADRCALALRPVWCQNHRSPRLAWAVCGASWGLALLLTAPSFVYRTIHREAFPPRTECVQDYGGDAQAEGAVTVIRFTTGFLVPLAVISGCHGVLLARLRGGPMPRPLLLVVVVVASFFLCWCPYHVVVLVVAAAAPQSSLLHRALQAEPLALGLALSQSCVNPILFLCAGRSRLRQSLGAALRRGLGDEGSWGTVGVADSKATGDRETTEELV from the exons atggag GAAGCAGACACCGGGACGATGGCGACCACTGTCTTCGAAAACCCGACGGTCACCGCCTTTACGGTGGACTTGGACTATGACTTTCACTGGAACGACATCGAGCCTAAGAGGCCGCTCTCGGCGATGAACGTGGTGGGGCTGACCATCTACGCCTTGGTCTTCCTGGTGGGAGTGCCGGGCAACGCGGCCGTGGCCTGGGTGACCGGGGCCGAGGCGCGCCGGACGGTCAACGCCGTGTGGTTCCTGCACCTGTCGGTGGCTGACCTCCAGTGCTGCCTGTCGCTGCCCCTCCTGGCCGTGCCCCTGCTGAGGGACGGCGACTGGCCGCTGGGGGAATTCGCCTGCCGCGTGCTGCCCTCCCTGATTCTGCTCAACATGTTCGCCAGCGTGCTGCTGCTGACCGCCATCAGCGCCGACCGCTGCGCCCTGGCGCTGCGCCCCGTCTGGTGCCAGAACCACCGGAGCCCGCGACTGGCCTGGGCCGTGTGCGGGGCCTCCTGGGGGCTGGCCCTGCTGCTGACCGCCCCGTCCTTCGTCTACCGCACCATCCACCGGGAGGCGTTCCCGCCGCGCACCGAGTGCGTGCAGGACTACGGCGGGGACGCCCAGGCTGAGGGAGCCGTGACGGTCATACGCTTCACCACCGGCTTCCTGGTGCCACTGGCCGTCATCAGCGGCTGCCACGGCGTGCTGCTGGCGCGTTTGCGGGGTGGTCCCATGCCCCGGCCACTGCTCCTCGTTGTAGTCGTGGTGGCCAGCTTCTTCCTGTGCTGGTGTCCCTATCACgtggtggtgctggtggtggCGGCCGCGGCTCCACAGTCCAGCCTCCTGCATCGGGCCCTGCAGGCCGAGCCCCTGGCCTTGGGCCTGGCGTTAAGCCAGAGCTGCGTGAACCCAATCCTATTCCTGTGCGCTGGGCGGAGCCGGCTCCGCCAGTCTCTGGGTGCAGCCCTGCgccgggggctgggggatgaGGGAAGTTGGGGGACAGTGGGGGTGGCTGACAGCAAGGCAACTGGTGACAGGGAGACCACAGAGGAGCTGGTCTAG